One genomic region from Granulimonas faecalis encodes:
- a CDS encoding HIT family protein codes for MKDEKCAYCMAWDDPSLMDAYGIPLAELENSNLILFKEQSHPGRVIVAAKQHVDDISDLTEDEALAYMADVRRVAAALHKAFAPQKINFGAYGDLMHHLHFHLVPKYENDEYEWGDVFAMNPGRVALTPEECDELGKKILAALED; via the coding sequence ATGAAAGACGAGAAGTGCGCCTACTGCATGGCCTGGGACGACCCCAGCCTCATGGACGCCTACGGCATCCCCCTGGCCGAGCTCGAGAACTCCAACCTCATCCTGTTCAAGGAGCAGAGCCACCCGGGCCGCGTGATCGTGGCCGCCAAGCAGCATGTGGACGACATCTCCGACCTCACCGAGGACGAGGCCCTGGCCTACATGGCCGACGTCCGCCGCGTGGCCGCCGCCCTCCACAAGGCCTTCGCCCCGCAGAAGATCAACTTCGGCGCCTACGGCGACCTGATGCACCACCTGCACTTCCACCTGGTGCCCAAGTACGAGAACGACGAGTACGAGTGGGGCGACGTCTTTGCCATGAACCCCGGCCGCGTGGCCCTCACCCCCGAGGAGTGCGACGAGCTGGGCAAGAAGATCCTCGCCGCCCTGGAGGACTAG
- a CDS encoding sugar kinase codes for MSDKVLLVGEPMGLFIADNPGPLDSVGSYTFAVAGAEFNVAVGLTRLGHEAAFLTKLGPDPFGARIVKSMDEIGIDTKMVIKTDERNTGFMLKSQVTEGDPEIYYFRAGSAASTLSPEDLAGIDLSECAMVHLTGILPALSDLCRAATLDLMGKARDAGVTVSFDCNLRPQLWPDTRTMVETTNTLAALSDIFLPGINECEVLLGTRDEREAAARYLEAGSKLVVVKLGADGAYYACEDGREGYVPGFQVDEIVDTVGAGDGFAAGVISALLEGQDVEQAVTRGCAIGAIQLTSRGDNEGLPTREQLDAFMADPAHTPVKE; via the coding sequence ATGTCCGACAAGGTCCTGCTCGTGGGTGAGCCCATGGGCCTGTTCATCGCCGACAACCCCGGCCCGCTCGACTCGGTGGGCAGCTACACGTTTGCCGTGGCCGGGGCCGAGTTCAACGTTGCCGTGGGCCTCACCCGCCTGGGGCACGAGGCGGCCTTCCTCACCAAGCTCGGCCCCGACCCCTTCGGGGCCCGCATCGTCAAGTCCATGGACGAGATCGGCATCGACACCAAGATGGTGATCAAGACCGACGAGCGCAACACGGGCTTCATGCTCAAGAGCCAGGTGACCGAGGGCGACCCCGAGATCTACTACTTCCGCGCAGGCTCCGCCGCCAGCACCCTCTCCCCCGAGGACCTCGCCGGCATCGACCTGTCCGAGTGCGCCATGGTGCACCTCACCGGCATCCTGCCGGCCCTCTCCGACCTCTGCCGCGCCGCCACCCTCGACCTCATGGGCAAGGCCCGAGACGCCGGCGTGACCGTGTCGTTCGACTGCAACCTGCGCCCGCAGCTCTGGCCCGACACTCGGACCATGGTCGAGACCACCAACACTCTGGCGGCGCTGTCCGACATCTTCCTGCCCGGCATCAACGAGTGCGAGGTGCTCCTCGGCACCCGCGACGAGCGCGAGGCCGCGGCCCGCTACCTCGAGGCCGGCTCCAAGCTCGTGGTGGTGAAACTGGGGGCCGACGGCGCCTACTACGCCTGCGAGGACGGGCGCGAGGGCTATGTGCCCGGCTTCCAGGTAGACGAGATCGTGGACACCGTGGGCGCCGGCGACGGCTTCGCGGCCGGCGTCATCTCGGCCCTGCTCGAGGGCCAGGACGTTGAGCAGGCCGTCACGCGCGGCTGCGCCATCGGCGCCATCCAGCTCACCAGCCGCGGCGACAACGAGGGGCTGCCCACCCGCGAGCAGCTCGACGCCTTCATGGCCGACCCGGCCCACACCCCCGTCAAGGAGTAA
- a CDS encoding DeoR/GlpR family DNA-binding transcription regulator produces the protein MFPKERRRAMAAYIDAEGHATVEELAQRFSVSVDSIRKDLKVLAAEGLCRREYGGATRIDRPEPEPASEAALLHGALDLAEEDSAEHSRRAVAARAYMEIADGDAIFLDVSKTCLYIAELLAAGDKRCIVTTNMIDIPTVLAKNPKVTALATGGYLSPDMRGFTGPTTISLLEPLLFEKAFVSCSSISLQKHAVMADVMDDGLVKQRAIENTTYRFLLAEDWKFSNRAGYRFASIGDFTAVVTNESDVAVLGQIASMGIPTLC, from the coding sequence GTGTTTCCCAAAGAGCGCCGCCGCGCCATGGCCGCATACATCGACGCCGAGGGCCACGCCACCGTGGAGGAGCTGGCCCAGCGGTTCTCCGTCTCGGTGGATAGCATCCGCAAGGACCTCAAGGTCCTGGCGGCGGAGGGGCTCTGCCGCCGCGAGTACGGCGGCGCCACCCGGATCGACCGGCCCGAGCCCGAGCCCGCCAGCGAGGCGGCCCTGCTCCACGGGGCCCTCGACCTCGCCGAGGAGGACTCCGCCGAGCACAGTCGCAGGGCCGTGGCCGCCCGCGCCTACATGGAGATCGCCGACGGCGACGCCATCTTCCTGGACGTCTCCAAGACCTGCCTCTACATCGCCGAGCTTCTGGCCGCGGGCGACAAGCGCTGCATCGTGACCACCAACATGATCGACATCCCCACGGTCCTGGCCAAGAACCCCAAGGTAACGGCCTTGGCCACCGGCGGGTACCTCTCCCCCGACATGCGCGGCTTCACCGGCCCCACCACCATCAGCCTGCTCGAGCCGCTCCTCTTTGAGAAGGCCTTCGTCTCGTGCTCGAGCATCTCGCTGCAAAAGCACGCCGTCATGGCCGACGTCATGGACGACGGCCTGGTGAAGCAGCGCGCCATAGAGAACACCACCTACAGGTTCCTGCTGGCCGAGGACTGGAAGTTCTCCAACCGGGCCGGCTACCGCTTTGCCTCCATCGGGGACTTCACGGCCGTGGTCACCAACGAGAGCGACGTGGCGGTGCTGGGCCAGATCGCCTCCATGGGGATCCCCACGCTCTGCTAG
- the eda gene encoding bifunctional 4-hydroxy-2-oxoglutarate aldolase/2-dehydro-3-deoxy-phosphogluconate aldolase, with the protein MYKDNPAVTAVLDRFEQIGIIPVITIDNPEFAVPLGRALVAGGLPAAEVTFRTPCAAECIRRMAEEVPDLLVGAGTVIDVPTTEAAVETGAKFIVSPGIAEDSVRWCVRHEVPVVPGLATPSEVVRAIDLGVDHVKLFPASVVGGTAMLHAMNGPFPGVKFMCTGGVKPGNAHEYLDAPNVFCVGGTWVAPADVVAAGDFATVERLVREAAALVR; encoded by the coding sequence ATGTACAAGGACAACCCCGCAGTCACCGCCGTGCTCGACCGGTTCGAGCAGATCGGCATCATCCCCGTCATCACCATCGACAACCCGGAGTTCGCCGTGCCCCTGGGCCGCGCCCTCGTGGCCGGCGGACTGCCCGCGGCCGAGGTCACGTTCCGCACGCCCTGCGCCGCCGAGTGCATCCGCCGCATGGCAGAGGAGGTGCCCGACCTGCTCGTGGGCGCCGGCACCGTCATCGACGTGCCCACCACCGAGGCCGCCGTGGAGACCGGCGCCAAGTTCATCGTGAGCCCGGGCATCGCCGAGGACTCCGTGCGCTGGTGCGTGCGCCACGAGGTCCCCGTGGTTCCGGGCCTCGCCACCCCGAGCGAGGTCGTGCGCGCCATCGACCTGGGCGTGGACCATGTGAAGCTCTTCCCCGCCTCCGTGGTGGGCGGCACCGCCATGCTGCACGCCATGAACGGCCCCTTCCCCGGCGTCAAGTTCATGTGCACCGGCGGCGTGAAGCCGGGCAACGCCCACGAGTACCTGGACGCCCCCAACGTCTTCTGCGTGGGCGGCACCTGGGTGGCCCCGGCCGACGTGGTGGCCGCCGGCGACTTCGCCACCGTGGAGCGCCTGGTGCGCGAGGCGGCGGCCCTGGTGCGGTAG
- a CDS encoding SDR family NAD(P)-dependent oxidoreductase yields MTSLFDLTGKKAIVTGGTRGLGRGIAEGLMEAGASVTIFGTGESAKTVADEFCKKGFDCRGIIVDIGDRVACKEAYDEAVAAMDGLDILVNCAGVQSRHPSEEFPFEDWDWVINVNLNATFELCQLAGNTFIAQGHGKIINLASMLSFFGGFTVPAYAASKGAVAQLTKALCNEWASKGINVNAIAPGYMATDMNAALTDPENPRYKEITDRIPAHRWGTGDDMKGAAIFLASAASDYLNGAVIPVDGGYLVK; encoded by the coding sequence ATGACTTCCCTTTTCGACCTCACCGGCAAGAAGGCCATCGTCACCGGAGGCACCCGCGGTCTCGGCCGCGGCATCGCCGAGGGCCTCATGGAGGCCGGCGCCTCCGTCACCATCTTCGGCACCGGCGAGTCCGCCAAGACCGTGGCCGACGAGTTCTGCAAGAAGGGCTTCGACTGCCGCGGCATCATCGTGGACATCGGCGACCGCGTGGCGTGCAAGGAGGCCTACGACGAGGCCGTGGCTGCCATGGACGGCCTCGACATCCTCGTCAACTGCGCCGGCGTGCAGTCCCGCCACCCCTCCGAGGAGTTCCCCTTCGAGGACTGGGACTGGGTCATCAACGTGAACCTCAACGCCACGTTCGAGCTCTGCCAGCTGGCCGGCAACACCTTCATCGCCCAGGGTCACGGCAAGATCATCAACCTCGCCTCCATGCTCTCCTTCTTCGGCGGCTTCACCGTCCCGGCCTACGCCGCCTCCAAGGGCGCCGTCGCGCAGCTCACCAAGGCCCTCTGCAACGAGTGGGCCTCCAAGGGCATCAATGTCAACGCCATCGCCCCCGGGTACATGGCCACCGACATGAACGCCGCCCTCACCGACCCCGAGAACCCCCGCTACAAGGAGATCACCGACCGCATCCCGGCCCACCGCTGGGGCACCGGCGACGACATGAAGGGCGCCGCGATCTTCCTGGCCTCCGCCGCCTCCGACTACCTCAACGGCGCGGTCATCCCCGTCGACGGCGGCTACCTCGTCAAGTAG
- a CDS encoding PTS sugar transporter subunit IIA, with product MANAIESMLKRENVQIWEGADSWEEAVKVAVTPLVDGGFVEDRYIQGIIDNAAEFGPYFVICPDLALLHARPEQGALKTQLAVTVMREPVFFKPEGPGVRVLVTLAATDSNSHIEVMRELATMFSDPATIEAVACAADADEAYRLFVDDAEASA from the coding sequence ATGGCCAACGCTATCGAGTCCATGCTCAAGCGCGAGAACGTCCAGATCTGGGAGGGGGCAGACTCCTGGGAGGAGGCCGTGAAGGTGGCCGTCACCCCCCTGGTGGACGGTGGCTTCGTGGAGGACCGCTACATCCAGGGCATCATCGACAACGCCGCCGAGTTCGGCCCGTACTTCGTGATTTGCCCCGACCTCGCCCTTCTCCACGCCCGTCCCGAGCAGGGCGCCCTCAAGACCCAGCTGGCCGTCACGGTCATGCGCGAGCCGGTCTTCTTCAAGCCCGAGGGTCCCGGCGTGCGCGTTCTGGTGACGCTGGCCGCCACCGACTCCAACTCCCACATCGAGGTCATGCGCGAGCTCGCCACGATGTTCTCCGACCCGGCCACCATCGAGGCCGTGGCCTGCGCCGCCGACGCCGACGAGGCCTACCGCCTGTTCGTCGACGACGCTGAGGCGTCTGCCTGA
- a CDS encoding MFS transporter — MRKRIPILVVGTVTLLFLGLIYGYSVVMAPLKAQFDWSVSGMTTIFALSMIAFTVGNLVAGKLLKRHNVRFVMTVAIAFLLVGFVGSAFADGASSLPMVWLTYGIVASVGIGFVYNVIVPTVTAWFPDKTGMAQGICLMGYGLGGFVLGPVLTQLYAVTDWRIVFVAMAVIFSALVFASSIVIHMPTPEEAAALPASKAEGDNAGNAAGTQDVPTSGLFRDPTFYLFYLWMFLLGAVGMATTGIGREFPTSLGADAVTAAFVIGFVNIGSGLGRLIGGTPLDRIGRAPFMVGTACLSIAGALIMLAAQVAGSIAVQVAGCLVTGLAWGAVIVTMAFVVRKVWGQANFAENLAVVNSYGIFAALVGSIGSGVLLQAVGSLATVLVVMACFGVVGLVDALVLNAHRSKVARLKAAHAGARAE, encoded by the coding sequence ATGCGCAAGCGCATCCCCATCCTGGTCGTGGGCACGGTGACCCTGCTGTTCCTCGGCCTCATCTACGGCTACTCCGTGGTCATGGCACCGCTCAAGGCCCAGTTCGATTGGTCGGTCTCGGGCATGACCACCATCTTCGCCCTGTCCATGATCGCCTTCACCGTGGGCAACCTCGTGGCCGGCAAGCTCCTCAAGCGCCATAACGTGCGGTTCGTCATGACCGTGGCCATCGCGTTCCTGCTCGTGGGCTTCGTGGGCTCCGCCTTCGCCGACGGTGCCTCCAGCCTGCCGATGGTGTGGCTCACCTACGGCATCGTGGCCTCGGTGGGCATCGGCTTCGTCTACAACGTCATCGTCCCCACCGTCACGGCCTGGTTCCCCGACAAGACCGGCATGGCCCAGGGCATCTGCCTCATGGGTTACGGCTTGGGCGGCTTCGTCCTCGGCCCCGTGCTCACCCAGCTCTACGCCGTGACCGACTGGCGCATCGTGTTCGTGGCCATGGCCGTGATCTTCTCGGCCCTCGTGTTCGCGAGCTCCATCGTGATCCACATGCCCACCCCCGAGGAGGCCGCCGCGCTGCCCGCCTCCAAGGCTGAGGGCGACAACGCCGGCAACGCCGCCGGCACCCAGGACGTGCCCACGTCGGGGCTCTTCCGCGACCCCACGTTCTACCTCTTCTACCTGTGGATGTTCCTGCTCGGCGCCGTGGGCATGGCCACCACCGGCATCGGCCGCGAGTTTCCCACGAGCCTGGGCGCCGACGCCGTGACCGCCGCCTTCGTCATCGGCTTCGTCAACATTGGCAGCGGCCTCGGGCGCCTCATCGGCGGCACCCCGCTCGACCGCATCGGCCGCGCCCCGTTCATGGTGGGCACTGCCTGCCTCTCCATCGCCGGCGCGCTGATCATGCTGGCGGCCCAGGTCGCCGGCTCCATCGCCGTCCAGGTGGCGGGATGCCTGGTCACCGGCCTCGCCTGGGGCGCGGTCATCGTCACCATGGCCTTCGTGGTGCGCAAGGTGTGGGGCCAGGCCAACTTCGCCGAGAACCTGGCCGTCGTGAACTCCTACGGCATCTTCGCCGCCCTCGTGGGCTCCATCGGCTCCGGCGTGCTGCTCCAGGCCGTGGGCTCCCTGGCCACGGTGCTCGTGGTCATGGCCTGCTTCGGCGTCGTGGGCCTGGTGGACGCCCTGGTCCTCAACGCCCACCGCTCCAAGGTGGCCCGCCTCAAGGCCGCCCACGCCGGCGCCCGGGCGGAGTAG
- a CDS encoding ArsR/SmtB family transcription factor, giving the protein MEGKRDVHLRLRALGNAERLRVLAFLRNAGEATVGDVAKALSIAPGSASYHIGCLVDGGLVERAERPDGDKRKSWWRAVDGESRLEGHEEASLFQAANSAYGDAYDRYLASKDNLSDAWIEAEVGVDTVLALTVDEAALLKEELESFVRRWIEANKKTAAAQGEERGQVALVVRAFRWIP; this is encoded by the coding sequence ATGGAAGGAAAGAGGGACGTCCATCTGCGACTCAGGGCGCTCGGCAATGCGGAGCGGTTGCGCGTGCTGGCGTTTTTGCGAAACGCGGGGGAGGCCACTGTCGGCGATGTGGCAAAGGCGCTCTCCATCGCTCCGGGAAGCGCGAGTTACCACATTGGCTGCCTGGTCGACGGGGGGCTTGTGGAGAGGGCCGAGCGCCCTGATGGCGATAAGAGAAAAAGCTGGTGGCGAGCGGTTGATGGGGAGAGCCGGTTGGAAGGGCACGAGGAGGCCTCTTTGTTCCAGGCCGCAAACAGCGCCTATGGAGACGCCTACGACCGGTATCTGGCAAGCAAAGACAACTTGTCCGACGCCTGGATCGAGGCCGAGGTGGGGGTGGACACGGTTCTTGCCCTCACAGTTGATGAGGCTGCCTTGCTCAAGGAGGAGCTGGAGTCCTTTGTGCGGCGATGGATTGAGGCGAACAAAAAGACGGCTGCGGCCCAAGGAGAGGAGCGTGGGCAGGTCGCCCTTGTGGTGAGGGCGTTCCGCTGGATCCCGTAG
- a CDS encoding MFS transporter has product MEPLREVYVQHILSLFERHPTMRIRHPRETLAKTRTRERPMTLPKNTARWLGSYAVGLLADQAYYLSLSWYAAALTPDPMVVGTVMGIGSLPRALLLLPGGMLADRFGTKRVATISSALKAAVIFIACLSAARSGAETVTGLAMTAVLVGAFDAIFLPAIQSMPWAVAEPSRVPMVQKQFSVVQRCGVVLGPALAGLMLAQWPVALVYGAIGACFALSAVALNSVTTRTGPDDIDAHPQKGTLRTLVELMQKRPCRAMLALVAVSELVCSGAFSTGITLLVDYRGWGAATMGLLVTAYGAGSVAGAAASLTSRGRHPLGLVVAASMTVMGIALCLVAASPSAELAAAGVALSGAAAGEASAFLTASYLGSVESGEGGRSMAVLSLASFGTASLSSFLCGAIAQAWGAAAVFTVFGFALVAIAVWAARCAALRIPV; this is encoded by the coding sequence ATGGAGCCCCTCCGAGAAGTATATGTGCAACACATATTGTCTTTATTTGAAAGACACCCTACCATGAGGATACGGCACCCGAGAGAGACGCTCGCAAAAACCCGCACAAGGGAAAGACCGATGACCCTACCCAAGAACACGGCCCGATGGCTCGGGTCCTATGCGGTCGGACTGCTGGCGGACCAAGCCTATTACCTCAGCCTGTCGTGGTATGCGGCCGCATTGACCCCGGACCCGATGGTCGTGGGTACGGTCATGGGCATCGGCAGCCTCCCAAGAGCCCTGCTCCTGCTCCCCGGAGGAATGCTCGCAGACCGCTTTGGGACAAAAAGGGTCGCGACCATATCCAGCGCTCTCAAGGCGGCGGTGATTTTCATCGCGTGTCTTAGCGCAGCTCGCTCTGGCGCCGAGACCGTGACGGGCCTCGCGATGACCGCAGTCCTTGTCGGCGCCTTCGACGCGATCTTTCTTCCCGCCATCCAATCCATGCCGTGGGCAGTGGCGGAGCCCTCCCGGGTTCCCATGGTCCAGAAGCAGTTCTCGGTGGTGCAGCGGTGCGGCGTGGTGCTTGGCCCGGCACTTGCCGGCCTTATGCTCGCCCAATGGCCCGTGGCGCTCGTATATGGGGCCATCGGCGCCTGCTTTGCGCTGTCCGCCGTCGCCTTGAACTCGGTGACGACCAGAACCGGACCCGACGACATCGACGCCCACCCTCAAAAGGGAACCCTGCGAACGCTCGTCGAACTCATGCAAAAAAGGCCGTGCCGAGCCATGCTCGCACTTGTGGCCGTATCCGAGCTCGTCTGCTCCGGGGCCTTCTCCACGGGCATAACGCTCCTCGTGGACTACCGTGGATGGGGGGCGGCGACCATGGGGTTGCTTGTGACGGCCTATGGCGCCGGGTCCGTGGCAGGGGCCGCCGCCTCCCTCACGTCGAGAGGCCGCCACCCCCTGGGCCTCGTTGTGGCGGCTTCCATGACGGTCATGGGGATCGCCCTCTGCCTCGTTGCCGCATCCCCCTCCGCCGAGCTGGCAGCCGCAGGGGTCGCCCTGTCGGGGGCCGCCGCCGGAGAAGCCTCCGCGTTTCTCACCGCCAGCTACCTCGGGTCGGTCGAATCGGGGGAAGGAGGTCGGTCCATGGCCGTCCTAAGCCTCGCCTCTTTTGGGACGGCCTCCCTGTCCTCGTTCCTCTGCGGGGCCATCGCCCAGGCGTGGGGTGCCGCCGCCGTCTTCACCGTGTTCGGGTTCGCCCTTGTCGCCATCGCGGTATGGGCCGCCCGCTGCGCCGCCCTTCGAATCCCCGTCTGA
- a CDS encoding C-terminal binding protein has protein sequence MQVIITDNDHADIDTERRILEEADVPFRLEQCATEDDVIERCADGEIFLNQYAPITRRVVEALPNLKLVVRYGVGVNNVDVEACTEHGVQVENVPDYGMNEVADQAIALMMALLRKVVLMNDRTKTEGWDYTRSVPVHRLSELTCGVIGLGRIGREFAKRAHALGMKVIGYDPYFTPGEEFSFVEQVDLDDLMGRSDVISVHCPPEHAMDMFNKDAFARMKDTAYLINVARGGIVNEADLEVALTEGQIAGAALDCMENEPAAPGNPLFAHENLLVTPHMAWYSEEAADELNTKVAEEAVAFACGEPIRYPVNHLD, from the coding sequence ATGCAGGTCATCATCACCGACAACGATCACGCCGACATCGACACCGAGCGCCGCATCCTGGAGGAGGCCGACGTGCCCTTCCGCCTCGAGCAGTGCGCCACCGAGGACGACGTCATCGAGCGCTGCGCCGACGGCGAGATCTTCCTCAACCAGTACGCCCCCATCACGCGCCGCGTCGTGGAGGCCCTGCCCAACCTCAAGCTCGTGGTGCGCTACGGCGTGGGCGTCAACAACGTGGACGTCGAGGCCTGCACCGAGCACGGCGTGCAGGTGGAGAACGTGCCCGACTACGGCATGAACGAGGTGGCCGACCAGGCCATCGCCCTCATGATGGCCCTCCTGCGCAAGGTGGTCCTCATGAACGACCGTACCAAGACCGAGGGCTGGGACTACACCCGCTCGGTGCCCGTGCACCGCCTCTCCGAGCTCACCTGCGGCGTCATTGGCCTCGGCCGCATCGGCCGCGAGTTCGCCAAGCGCGCCCACGCTCTGGGCATGAAGGTGATCGGCTACGACCCCTACTTCACCCCCGGCGAGGAGTTCTCCTTCGTGGAGCAGGTGGACCTCGACGACCTCATGGGCCGCTCCGACGTCATCTCCGTGCACTGCCCGCCCGAGCACGCCATGGACATGTTCAACAAGGACGCCTTCGCCCGCATGAAGGACACCGCCTACCTCATCAACGTGGCCCGCGGCGGCATCGTCAACGAGGCCGACCTCGAGGTGGCCCTCACCGAGGGGCAGATCGCCGGCGCCGCCCTCGACTGCATGGAGAACGAGCCCGCGGCCCCGGGCAACCCCCTGTTCGCCCACGAGAACCTCCTCGTCACGCCCCACATGGCCTGGTACTCCGAGGAGGCCGCCGACGAGCTCAACACCAAGGTGGCCGAGGAGGCCGTGGCCTTCGCCTGCGGCGAGCCCATCCGCTACCCCGTCAACCACCTGGACTAA
- a CDS encoding GntR family transcriptional regulator, with product MGIAQRIEASIDAASCMHLLDREPREQAADWCYRVLLHNIQMLYMPPGSILREPDLAARMGVSRTPVHEAVKRLVEAHLVFVAPKRATFVSLIDMDVHAQGRFARTAVEPLLIAKLQGRLTPGQHADYEANIARQAEMARLGANPRDVVTVDDEFHHLLYTHTGNELVWEANRMVSAQFDRVRYMGLVLGYEHLMVGEHDFLLDILETGDVPVVDIYDMVDAHLKGYRRFIDRLTADHPDYFA from the coding sequence GTGGGTATCGCTCAGCGCATAGAGGCGAGCATCGACGCCGCCTCGTGCATGCACCTGCTCGACCGCGAGCCGCGGGAGCAGGCGGCCGACTGGTGCTACCGGGTGCTGCTCCACAACATCCAGATGCTGTACATGCCGCCGGGCTCCATCCTGCGGGAACCGGACCTCGCCGCGCGCATGGGGGTCTCCCGGACGCCGGTGCACGAGGCGGTCAAGCGGCTCGTCGAGGCGCACCTGGTCTTCGTGGCGCCCAAGCGGGCCACGTTCGTCTCCCTCATCGACATGGACGTCCACGCCCAGGGGCGCTTCGCCCGCACGGCGGTGGAACCCCTGCTCATCGCCAAGCTGCAGGGCCGGCTCACGCCTGGGCAGCATGCCGACTACGAGGCCAACATCGCCCGGCAGGCGGAGATGGCCCGCCTGGGCGCCAACCCGCGCGACGTGGTGACCGTGGACGACGAGTTCCACCACCTGCTCTACACCCACACCGGTAACGAGCTGGTGTGGGAGGCCAACCGCATGGTGTCGGCGCAGTTCGACCGTGTGCGCTACATGGGCCTGGTCCTGGGCTACGAGCACCTCATGGTGGGGGAGCACGACTTCCTCCTCGACATCCTCGAGACCGGCGACGTGCCCGTGGTGGATATCTACGACATGGTGGACGCCCATCTCAAGGGTTATCGCCGCTTCATCGACCGCCTGACGGCGGACCACCCCGACTACTTCGCCTAG